One Lysobacterales bacterium DNA window includes the following coding sequences:
- a CDS encoding IS21 family transposase — protein MPTPRMAMRKIKECLRLKLECGLSNELVARAMGLSKGVVSKYVSRACAQGLDWPVLAALDESQIGARLCLPVPVVRGERVPIDLPIVHRELRRKGVTLQLLWQEYLEANADQPTYRYTQFCQHYHDYAASLRRSMRQVHRAGEKLFIDYAGQTVPLVDPDTGEVRAAHIFVAVLGASNYTYACATAGETQGDWLRGLTQAFAFIGGVPALVVPDNPRALIACPNRYDPEPNLAALRCAEHFGTAILPARPRRPQDKSKVEVGVQVVERWILARLRHQVFFSLGALNHAIADLLIDLNNRRFKKLDGCRREWFEAIDRPALMALPAQAFEHARFKPCRVNIDYHVEVDAHYYSVPHSLVRRTVEARITDYAVEILHGGSRVACHARSLSKGRHTTVAEHMPAAHRAHLEWTPHRFKHWAADIGPSTRALVEHLLTDRPHPEMGYRSCLGLLSLARHYGHVRLEAACTRAIAIGSRTRKSVLSILQGGLDQQPLPATQPQADWISPDHDNLRGPAYYLVPPTTH, from the coding sequence CGCAAGATCAAGGAATGTCTCCGCCTGAAGCTGGAATGCGGCCTGTCGAATGAGCTGGTCGCGCGGGCGATGGGGTTGTCGAAAGGCGTGGTCAGCAAATACGTGTCCCGCGCGTGCGCGCAGGGACTGGACTGGCCGGTGCTGGCGGCGCTGGACGAGTCGCAGATCGGGGCACGTCTGTGCCTGCCGGTGCCAGTGGTGCGCGGCGAGCGCGTGCCAATCGATCTTCCGATCGTGCATCGCGAGCTGCGCCGCAAGGGCGTGACGCTGCAGTTGCTGTGGCAGGAATATCTGGAAGCGAACGCGGATCAGCCGACGTACCGGTACACGCAGTTCTGCCAGCACTATCACGACTATGCCGCCTCGCTGCGGCGCTCGATGCGTCAGGTGCATCGGGCCGGCGAGAAGCTGTTCATCGACTATGCCGGGCAGACGGTGCCGCTCGTTGACCCGGACACCGGCGAAGTGCGCGCCGCGCACATCTTCGTGGCCGTGCTCGGCGCATCGAACTACACCTATGCCTGTGCGACTGCGGGCGAGACCCAGGGCGATTGGCTGCGCGGACTGACACAGGCGTTTGCGTTCATCGGCGGCGTGCCGGCCTTGGTGGTGCCGGACAATCCGCGGGCGTTGATCGCCTGCCCGAATCGCTACGACCCGGAGCCGAACCTGGCGGCATTGCGCTGCGCCGAACACTTCGGCACGGCCATCCTGCCGGCGCGACCGCGGCGCCCGCAGGACAAATCCAAGGTCGAAGTCGGTGTGCAGGTGGTCGAGCGCTGGATCCTCGCGCGCCTGCGCCATCAGGTGTTCTTCTCGCTCGGCGCACTGAACCACGCGATCGCCGATCTGCTGATCGATCTGAACAACCGCCGCTTCAAGAAGCTCGATGGTTGTCGCCGCGAATGGTTCGAGGCCATCGACCGGCCGGCGCTGATGGCCTTGCCCGCTCAGGCCTTCGAGCACGCCCGCTTCAAACCTTGCCGGGTCAACATCGACTATCACGTCGAAGTGGACGCGCATTACTACAGCGTGCCGCACAGCCTGGTGCGCCGGACCGTCGAAGCCCGCATCACCGATTACGCCGTCGAGATCCTGCACGGCGGCAGCCGCGTCGCCTGCCATGCGCGCTCACTGTCCAAGGGCCGGCACACCACGGTGGCCGAGCACATGCCGGCGGCACACCGCGCGCACCTGGAGTGGACGCCGCACCGCTTCAAGCACTGGGCCGCCGACATCGGGCCGTCGACCCGTGCACTGGTCGAGCACCTGCTCACCGACCGGCCGCATCCGGAGATGGGCTATCGCAGTTGCCTCGGTCTGCTGTCGCTGGCGCGGCACTACGGCCATGTGCGTCTCGAAGCCGCGTGCACGCGCGCCATCGCGATCGGTTCGCGCACTCGCAAGTCGGTGCTGTCGATCCTGCAGGGCGGCCTCGACCAGCAGCCGCTGCCCGCCACGCAACCACAAGCCGACTGGATCAGTCCCGACCACGACAACCTGCGCGGCCCGGCCTACTACCTCGTTCCTCCGACCACCCACTGA